The following proteins are encoded in a genomic region of Gossypium hirsutum isolate 1008001.06 chromosome D05, Gossypium_hirsutum_v2.1, whole genome shotgun sequence:
- the LOC107902216 gene encoding TIR-only protein yields the protein MKTKMVNPFIESKKACDVFINHRGIDTKRTIATLLYDHLSWLNLQPFLDNKNMKPGDKLFDNIDNAIRNCKIGVTVFSPNYCKSYFCLHELALFMESKKKVIPIFCDIKPSELRIVNNGNVPLKDLERFKLALEEAKYTVGLTFNSSKGNLSDVVKNASEIVIESLIEMESEQKMIKSSRNTPMAL from the exons ATGAAGACCAAGATGGTGAATCCCTTTATCGAAAGCAAAAAAGCTTGTGATGTTTTCATTAACCATAGAGGCATCGACACCAAGAGAACTATAGCCACCTTACTCTACGACCACCTTTCATGGCTAAACCTACAACCTTTCTTGGACAACAAGAACATGAAACCCGGAGAtaagttgttcgacaacatcgACAACGCGATACGGAATTGTAAGATCGGGGTCACGGTTTTCTCGCCGAATTATTGCAAATCCTACTTTTGCCTTCATGAATTGGCTCTATTCATGGAGTCCAAGAAGAAGGTTATTCCAATCTTTTGCGACATTAAACCTTCGGAACTCCGTATTGTGAACAATGGCAATGTTCCTTTGAAAGATTTAGAAAGGTTCAAATTGGCTCTTGAGGAAGCTAAATATACCGTAGGACTCACGTTCAACTCTTCAAAAGG GAATTTGTCTGATGTCGTGAAAAATGCTTCCGAAATTGTGATCGAAAGCTTGATTGAGATGGAAAGCGAGCAAAAGATGATTAAGAGCTCAAGGAATACCCCAATGGCTCTTTGA